In Bacteroidales bacterium WCE2008, one genomic interval encodes:
- a CDS encoding 2-C-methyl-D-erythritol 2,4-cyclodiphosphate synthase: protein MDKNVCPFRIGNGYDVHAVAEGLPMWLGGVRIESPVGFVAHSDGDVAIHALCDALLGALALGDIGHHFPDTSDEWKGADSKILLSKVVGLVSGKGWSVGNVDITIALQKPKIGSYVPAMRATLAGVLGIGEDCVSIKATTTEHLGFVGRCEGCQVWATALLYR from the coding sequence ATGGATAAGAACGTCTGCCCTTTCAGAATCGGTAACGGATATGATGTACATGCGGTAGCTGAAGGCCTGCCTATGTGGCTCGGAGGAGTGCGCATCGAGAGTCCTGTCGGCTTCGTGGCCCATTCTGACGGAGATGTAGCTATCCACGCCCTTTGCGACGCCCTCCTCGGCGCTCTCGCTCTCGGGGATATCGGCCACCATTTCCCGGATACTTCAGACGAATGGAAAGGAGCTGACAGCAAGATTCTGCTCTCCAAGGTTGTCGGGCTGGTTTCCGGCAAAGGCTGGTCCGTGGGCAATGTCGATATTACCATAGCTCTCCAGAAGCCGAAGATAGGTTCGTATGTTCCTGCGATGAGGGCGACTCTCGCCGGAGTTCTCGGCATCGGAGAAGATTGCGTGTCCATAAAAGCGACCACTACCGAGCATCTCGGATTTGTCGGCCGCTGCGAAGGCTGCCAGGTCTGGGCTACCGCACTCCTATATAGATAA
- a CDS encoding DNA mismatch repair protein MutL: MEIRILPGNIANMIAAGEVVQRPASVVKELVENAVDAGADQITVVITDAGRTLIQVIDNGCGMSPDEAVLCFERHATSKLATAEDLQHICTFGFRGEALASIAAVAEVTLKTRREEDEVGCQVEFADSKHLATEEVSAPRGCNFAVRNLFYNVPARRKFLKSDNVEFKHIIEEFTRVALTRPEIGFTLTHNGKDVYVLKPAKSLKFRIQDLLGGSAVDNVVDISADTSVVKVSGYISSPESARKTPGMQFFFVNGRFFRSPYLHKAVMNAYENLIPDGATPAYFIYLTVDPQTIDVNIHPTKTEIKFSEDSVIFQVLFACIREAIGRNSFGAAIDFDAPVSDIPVISRDYEKYRPADLTPDTSFDPGYNPFEPDTHSSAPAQDYSKYIDRREEYGRLFEEKAAPSSSVIIWQSKYILTPSRDGVLVVNIRRARERILYEKFIKSVEVNGHVSQSALFPVQVAVGAEHRLLFDEHEDLLHKLGFDISAFGTDTIVVNGVPEGFSCDSSKVEAMVADLVLILEDDSAGLAGIMEAAMAEKFARMGAAEGDNLTSSYEAQRLVDALFACQNPEYTPGGKKTMSLLSPEEIEKKF; the protein is encoded by the coding sequence ATGGAAATCAGAATACTACCGGGCAATATCGCTAATATGATTGCCGCGGGCGAGGTCGTACAGCGGCCTGCGTCTGTGGTGAAGGAACTTGTGGAGAACGCTGTCGATGCCGGAGCGGACCAGATTACCGTCGTCATAACAGATGCAGGAAGGACTCTCATACAAGTCATAGACAATGGCTGCGGAATGTCTCCCGACGAGGCTGTCCTCTGCTTCGAGCGTCATGCTACCTCGAAACTCGCGACCGCTGAAGATCTGCAGCATATATGTACATTCGGCTTTCGCGGAGAGGCTCTCGCTTCGATTGCCGCTGTCGCCGAGGTGACTCTCAAGACAAGACGTGAGGAAGACGAAGTCGGCTGTCAGGTCGAATTCGCCGATTCGAAGCACCTCGCGACCGAGGAAGTCTCCGCTCCCCGGGGATGCAACTTTGCCGTACGGAACCTGTTCTACAATGTCCCGGCGCGAAGGAAATTCCTGAAATCCGACAACGTCGAATTCAAGCATATCATAGAAGAATTCACCCGCGTGGCTCTTACCCGCCCGGAGATAGGCTTCACCCTTACCCACAACGGTAAGGACGTGTATGTCCTCAAGCCGGCGAAATCCCTGAAATTCCGTATCCAGGACCTTCTCGGCGGTTCGGCCGTCGATAACGTCGTCGATATAAGCGCCGACACCTCCGTCGTAAAGGTCAGCGGTTACATCAGCAGCCCGGAGAGCGCACGCAAGACTCCAGGAATGCAGTTCTTCTTCGTCAACGGCCGTTTCTTCCGCAGCCCATATCTGCACAAGGCCGTCATGAACGCCTACGAGAACCTCATTCCAGACGGAGCTACTCCGGCATATTTTATCTACCTGACTGTCGATCCGCAGACTATAGATGTCAATATCCATCCGACAAAGACCGAAATAAAGTTTTCTGAGGATTCCGTGATCTTCCAGGTGCTGTTCGCATGCATCCGTGAAGCTATAGGCAGGAACTCCTTCGGCGCGGCGATCGACTTCGATGCTCCGGTCAGCGACATTCCGGTGATCAGCCGGGATTATGAGAAATACCGTCCGGCCGACCTGACTCCTGATACCAGCTTCGATCCGGGTTACAACCCGTTCGAGCCTGACACTCACTCTTCCGCCCCGGCCCAGGACTATTCCAAATACATAGACAGGCGCGAGGAATATGGCCGCCTCTTCGAAGAAAAGGCTGCTCCGAGTTCGTCTGTGATAATATGGCAGAGCAAATACATACTTACCCCGTCACGGGACGGCGTCCTCGTCGTCAACATCCGACGTGCCCGCGAGAGGATTCTATATGAAAAGTTCATAAAATCGGTCGAGGTCAACGGCCATGTCAGCCAGAGCGCGCTGTTTCCGGTCCAGGTGGCCGTCGGAGCGGAGCACCGGCTGCTGTTCGACGAACATGAAGACCTGCTGCACAAGCTTGGCTTCGACATCAGCGCCTTCGGCACGGACACAATCGTAGTCAACGGAGTTCCGGAAGGTTTCTCCTGCGATTCGTCGAAGGTCGAGGCGATGGTCGCCGACCTGGTACTGATACTTGAGGATGACTCCGCCGGACTTGCCGGAATAATGGAGGCCGCAATGGCAGAGAAATTCGCAAGAATGGGTGCCGCGGAAGGGGACAACCTGACCTCTTCCTATGAGGCCCAGCGTCTTGTGGATGCGCTTTTCGCCTGCCAGAACCCTGAATATACTCCGGGAGGAAAGAAGACTATGTCACTTCTCTCTCCGGAGGAAATCGAAAAGAAATTCTGA
- a CDS encoding Membrane associated serine protease, rhomboid family — translation MFNIPKVTKNILIVNVIMFVFTLINEDFMIRTFALFYPTSPLFRIWQPVTHMFMHGGFMHIFFNMYTLVLFGSVLERAIGPKKFLVFYFITGLGAAALHLGVQHLQFAANAGNYQALVNILRTPTVGASGAIYGILIGYAMLYPESVLTLIFPPVSLKARWLVIIFVVIELATGIFDTADGVAHFAHLGGMLFGFLLMFYWKKYYRLYNRDKWF, via the coding sequence ATGTTCAATATCCCGAAAGTAACAAAGAATATATTGATAGTCAATGTGATAATGTTTGTATTCACATTGATTAACGAAGATTTCATGATAAGGACCTTCGCCTTGTTCTATCCTACCTCTCCGCTGTTCAGGATCTGGCAGCCGGTCACCCATATGTTCATGCACGGAGGCTTCATGCATATCTTCTTCAATATGTATACTCTCGTCCTTTTCGGCTCTGTGTTGGAACGGGCGATAGGACCGAAGAAGTTTCTGGTATTCTATTTCATTACCGGACTCGGCGCAGCGGCTCTCCATCTGGGTGTCCAGCACCTGCAGTTCGCTGCGAATGCCGGCAACTACCAGGCCCTTGTCAATATTCTGAGAACCCCTACTGTCGGCGCTTCGGGAGCAATCTACGGCATCCTTATCGGATATGCGATGCTTTATCCGGAATCGGTGCTTACTCTGATATTCCCTCCGGTATCCCTGAAGGCCCGCTGGCTTGTGATCATATTCGTGGTCATCGAACTGGCGACAGGTATTTTCGATACCGCAGACGGAGTAGCTCATTTCGCCCATCTCGGAGGAATGCTGTTCGGCTTTCTCCTTATGTTCTACTGGAAAAAGTATTATAGACTATACAACAGGGACAAATGGTTCTAG
- a CDS encoding Metal-dependent hydrolase, endonuclease/exonuclease/phosphatase family, translating to MARKQKKKHSLFMGITSRAVMLIIAGLLFLSYFSVLFNPAGAWLMTLFGLMFFPLLFLNLGFAVWALLRRSSAAAIPIVALLPALLVSGWYVQFSGSDLEPDADDIRIVSYNVGRFALPDGTMDREACADSVVSLLKRQDADIICLQEFYMKDPEKVKSFLRRNFPGYHEEYYVYPTRTGCYGNVTLSKFPLVGKGKLDFEKSSNLALYCDCIIRGVPLRIYNCHFQSYAISLSHIAEGLKGDYKKIFLDTEEKMKVSIRRRPKQVDDVLKDIENCPTGAIITGDFNDTPMSYTYMRLKRGRRDSFVDAGKGFGATFTYLRPFLRIDYILFPEQFRAVSHRVLKERYSDHFPVVTDISLKEAAQN from the coding sequence ATGGCACGCAAGCAGAAAAAGAAACATAGCCTTTTCATGGGAATAACCTCCCGTGCAGTAATGCTCATTATTGCCGGGCTGCTGTTCCTGAGCTATTTTTCTGTGCTTTTCAACCCGGCGGGGGCGTGGCTCATGACCCTTTTCGGTCTCATGTTCTTTCCCCTTCTTTTCCTGAATCTCGGGTTTGCGGTATGGGCTCTTCTGAGGCGTTCTTCCGCTGCCGCCATTCCGATAGTCGCGCTGCTGCCGGCGCTGCTCGTCTCGGGATGGTATGTCCAGTTCTCAGGATCGGATCTCGAGCCGGACGCTGACGATATCCGGATAGTTTCCTATAATGTCGGCCGGTTTGCACTGCCGGACGGTACCATGGACAGGGAAGCCTGTGCCGATTCGGTGGTCTCTCTCCTGAAGCGTCAGGACGCCGATATCATTTGTCTCCAGGAGTTCTATATGAAGGATCCGGAAAAAGTGAAGTCCTTCCTCCGGCGTAATTTTCCCGGCTACCATGAGGAGTACTACGTATATCCGACACGGACGGGATGCTACGGCAACGTCACTCTCAGCAAGTTCCCTCTCGTGGGCAAGGGCAAGCTTGATTTCGAGAAGAGTTCCAATCTGGCTCTTTATTGCGACTGCATAATCCGGGGAGTGCCTCTCCGTATTTACAACTGCCATTTCCAGAGTTATGCCATCTCGCTCTCCCATATCGCGGAGGGACTGAAGGGCGACTACAAGAAAATATTCCTCGACACCGAGGAGAAGATGAAAGTCTCCATAAGGCGCAGGCCGAAGCAGGTAGATGATGTGCTCAAGGATATCGAGAACTGCCCGACCGGAGCGATCATAACGGGAGACTTCAACGATACTCCGATGTCATATACATATATGAGGCTCAAGAGAGGAAGACGCGATTCGTTCGTGGATGCCGGCAAGGGATTCGGGGCGACTTTCACCTATCTGCGTCCGTTCCTGAGGATAGATTATATCCTTTTTCCGGAACAGTTCCGTGCGGTCTCCCACAGAGTTCTCAAAGAAAGATACTCGGACCATTTCCCTGTGGTTACTGATATTTCCCTGAAGGAAGCGGCCCAAAATTGA
- a CDS encoding L-threonylcarbamoyladenylate synthase — protein MKKQISEIMAETLKVLREGGVILYPTDTIWGIGCDATNPLAVEKVYKIKRRSDSKALVLLADSLDTVGRFVKEIPDIAIQLVEVNDRPMTIIYPGAHCGKAPAEGETAKPDRFHLAYNVVAEDGSVGIRVPMMDFCRDLVFKLGRPVVSTSANISGEPSPKTYDDIPQEIIEAVDYVVEPWVEKDSTGMASQILKVGLKGEIQIIRE, from the coding sequence ATGAAAAAGCAGATAAGCGAAATCATGGCGGAGACCTTGAAGGTCCTGCGTGAAGGAGGAGTGATCCTCTACCCTACAGATACGATATGGGGTATTGGCTGTGACGCGACCAATCCTCTTGCAGTCGAGAAGGTCTATAAGATCAAGCGCCGTTCGGACAGCAAGGCTCTTGTCCTTCTTGCCGACAGCCTCGATACGGTAGGCCGTTTCGTAAAGGAGATTCCTGACATCGCAATCCAGCTTGTCGAGGTCAACGACAGGCCTATGACCATAATTTATCCGGGAGCCCATTGCGGCAAGGCTCCGGCAGAAGGGGAGACCGCCAAGCCGGACCGCTTCCATCTCGCTTACAATGTAGTTGCAGAGGACGGCAGTGTCGGAATACGCGTCCCTATGATGGATTTCTGCCGTGATCTGGTCTTCAAGCTCGGACGGCCGGTCGTTTCGACTTCGGCCAATATCTCCGGTGAGCCTTCCCCGAAGACATACGATGATATTCCTCAGGAGATCATCGAGGCTGTCGATTATGTCGTCGAGCCTTGGGTCGAGAAGGATTCTACCGGCATGGCTTCCCAGATATTGAAGGTGGGACTCAAGGGGGAGATCCAGATAATAAGGGAATAA
- a CDS encoding 16S rRNA (uracil1498-N3)-methyltransferase, producing the protein MEIFYSSDVSAGLCRLDPEESAHCVKVLRHRSGDEINVIDGAGTMYLCRLVSDNPKGAEASVVEAFPGWGSHPYELTLAVCPTKNNDRYEWFAEKATEVGVDRICPVIGDRSERKVFKTERLRKIVLSATKQSLKSRIPEVSEPVSVREFIASCKGSSALKLIAYCFEGETVRRSVREVLESGGADNVIVMIGPEGDFSPEEASLAVAAGFIPVHLGSSRLRTETAAVTAAEALYFLHL; encoded by the coding sequence ATGGAGATTTTCTACAGTTCAGACGTTTCCGCCGGTCTCTGCCGGCTTGATCCGGAGGAGTCCGCGCATTGTGTGAAGGTGCTGCGGCACCGCTCCGGCGATGAGATCAATGTCATCGACGGCGCCGGGACCATGTATCTTTGCCGACTGGTTTCGGACAATCCTAAGGGGGCAGAAGCTTCGGTCGTGGAGGCTTTTCCCGGCTGGGGTTCCCACCCTTATGAGCTGACGCTGGCTGTATGTCCTACCAAGAATAATGACAGGTATGAATGGTTCGCGGAGAAGGCTACCGAGGTGGGAGTAGACCGTATCTGTCCTGTAATTGGGGATCGTTCGGAGCGTAAGGTGTTCAAGACGGAGAGGCTTAGGAAGATTGTCCTTTCTGCGACGAAGCAGTCGCTTAAGTCGCGGATCCCTGAGGTCTCGGAACCTGTTTCCGTCAGGGAGTTCATCGCTTCCTGCAAAGGGTCGTCTGCCCTTAAGCTGATTGCATATTGTTTTGAGGGAGAAACTGTGCGGCGTTCCGTGAGGGAGGTCCTGGAGTCCGGGGGTGCGGATAATGTTATCGTGATGATCGGGCCGGAGGGGGATTTTTCTCCTGAGGAGGCTTCTCTTGCCGTCGCTGCCGGTTTCATTCCGGTGCATCTGGGTTCATCGCGACTCCGCACCGAAACCGCTGCTGTCACCGCCGCCGAAGCCCTTTACTTCCTGCATTTATAA
- a CDS encoding DNA repair protein RadA/Sms has translation MATNSKEKTVWFCTSCGNESPKWLGRCPACGEWNTMVEKTVATGKPKKNAAAASRAGGHKPQSLSEIGSARESRISLGDQEIDRLLGGGLVEGSLVLIGGEPGIGKSTLSLQLPLRCPSLKTLYVSGEESARQVKMRAERLGGDAANCFIYSETLIENVVAEALEMQPDLMVVDSVQTMYSETVESSAGSVAQIKEVTSILLHFAKSSGIPVILIGHITKDGYIAGPKILEHIVDVVLQFEGDDKGSYRLLRSIKNRFGSTSELAVFEMTGAGLRPVTNPSEMLMPMHEQGLSGTAVAVMVDGARPFLFEVQALVSTAAYGTAQRSATGYDSRRLNMLLAVLEKRAGFKLTMKDVFLNMAGGLRVADPACDLAVVCAVLSSNFDFALPSDICFAGEVGLSGEIRPVNQVDRRIAEAARLGFRKIYVSKYASFDKKAAEGVEVVKVADIPALVRSVFKG, from the coding sequence ATGGCTACGAACAGTAAAGAAAAAACAGTCTGGTTCTGCACCTCGTGCGGAAACGAAAGCCCCAAGTGGCTGGGCCGCTGCCCTGCCTGCGGGGAATGGAATACCATGGTCGAAAAGACAGTGGCCACCGGGAAACCGAAAAAGAACGCCGCTGCCGCCTCTCGTGCCGGAGGTCACAAACCGCAGTCTCTCAGTGAAATAGGTTCGGCGCGCGAAAGCCGTATCTCCTTGGGTGACCAGGAAATCGACAGACTCCTCGGCGGAGGCCTGGTCGAAGGCTCGCTCGTGCTGATCGGAGGAGAGCCGGGTATCGGAAAGTCCACCCTGTCCCTGCAGTTGCCGCTGCGCTGCCCTTCCTTGAAGACTCTATATGTGTCCGGAGAGGAAAGTGCCAGGCAGGTGAAGATGAGGGCGGAGAGGCTTGGAGGGGATGCCGCCAACTGCTTTATCTATAGCGAAACCCTTATCGAGAATGTAGTAGCCGAAGCTCTGGAGATGCAGCCCGACCTGATGGTCGTGGACTCTGTCCAGACCATGTACTCCGAGACGGTCGAATCTTCCGCCGGCTCGGTCGCCCAGATCAAGGAAGTTACCTCTATCCTCCTGCATTTCGCCAAATCCTCCGGAATCCCGGTGATTCTGATCGGTCATATAACCAAGGACGGCTATATCGCCGGCCCTAAGATCCTGGAACATATAGTCGATGTCGTCCTCCAGTTCGAAGGCGACGACAAAGGTTCATACAGACTGCTCCGCAGTATCAAGAACCGTTTCGGCTCGACCTCCGAGCTGGCCGTATTCGAGATGACAGGCGCAGGACTCAGGCCTGTCACCAACCCTTCCGAGATGCTTATGCCTATGCATGAGCAAGGACTCAGCGGCACTGCTGTCGCCGTGATGGTGGATGGGGCGAGACCGTTCCTGTTCGAAGTCCAGGCTCTGGTAAGTACGGCCGCATACGGTACCGCCCAGCGCTCTGCGACCGGATATGATTCCCGCAGGCTGAATATGCTGCTGGCTGTGCTGGAGAAGAGGGCCGGATTCAAGCTTACCATGAAAGATGTGTTCCTGAACATGGCCGGAGGTCTCCGGGTCGCCGATCCTGCCTGCGATCTCGCGGTCGTATGCGCGGTGCTCTCGTCCAATTTTGATTTCGCTCTGCCGTCGGATATATGTTTCGCCGGCGAAGTCGGACTCAGCGGCGAGATCCGTCCTGTGAACCAGGTGGACCGTCGAATAGCAGAGGCTGCCAGACTGGGCTTCAGGAAGATATATGTTTCCAAATATGCTTCCTTTGACAAGAAGGCCGCCGAAGGAGTGGAGGTCGTCAAGGTTGCAGATATCCCGGCGCTCGTGCGTTCGGTATTCAAAGGTTGA
- a CDS encoding D-alanyl-D-alanine carboxypeptidase / D-alanyl-D-alanine-endopeptidase (penicillin-binding protein 4), whose product MKFLTSIAVILCIAGVQASAQAPAARAVRTEENSPKFIRSYLEILDKGDVLGTSSWGVVAMKADGDTIVSFNGRRRLVPASNVKLLTTGLAMNELGADFRFRTSLAYSGRIEGGTLKGDLYIVGGGDPTLGSKDSIAVATDVLFASWKAILDKAGISRIEGRVIGDGRYFDGPIEKDSWSYQDIGTYYGAGGDGLCFYRNVLDVRVAAGATVGAPVDVRPEYPELPWMKYSSVAMTSAKGTGDKLFLFNSDLAPVAQMRGTFAIDRKPKKEECSNKFGAMTMACYFCNFLKWHGLPVSGGFADIDYAGRIRSDFSVEGPLATDSESLVPLGGTDSPSLRRIAYMTNWRSDNFYAETLLRGMSRVRKGSADYSVCKDAQEDAFRHLGLDPSRVQLTDGSGLSRDNYVSPEFFCDFLLKMMDTRVFGDYVETLAQPGYRYYEPRLKGEPETLRSRIYYKSGSMDGVRCFSGYVVPSEGGKEDTIVFSVMINNCTAPSWKVLSITDKIIALIAACN is encoded by the coding sequence ATGAAATTTCTGACATCAATAGCGGTGATTCTCTGCATTGCCGGTGTCCAGGCCTCAGCCCAGGCTCCGGCTGCCCGTGCCGTGCGCACAGAGGAGAACTCCCCTAAATTTATACGCAGTTATCTTGAAATCCTCGATAAGGGGGACGTGCTCGGCACCTCCTCCTGGGGCGTCGTCGCCATGAAGGCTGACGGCGATACCATAGTCTCTTTCAACGGACGGCGCAGACTGGTGCCGGCGTCCAATGTCAAGCTTCTGACGACCGGACTGGCGATGAATGAACTTGGAGCCGATTTCCGGTTCCGGACATCGCTGGCCTACAGCGGCCGGATCGAAGGCGGGACCCTCAAGGGCGACCTCTATATTGTTGGCGGCGGGGATCCGACCCTCGGCTCCAAGGATTCGATAGCAGTCGCAACCGACGTCCTGTTCGCTTCGTGGAAGGCTATCCTGGACAAGGCCGGGATCTCGCGGATCGAGGGCCGGGTCATAGGTGACGGCCGTTATTTCGACGGTCCGATCGAGAAGGACTCATGGTCATATCAGGATATAGGGACATATTACGGCGCCGGCGGGGACGGTCTGTGTTTCTACCGGAACGTCCTGGACGTCCGCGTCGCTGCCGGGGCGACTGTCGGAGCTCCCGTGGATGTCAGACCGGAATATCCGGAACTGCCCTGGATGAAATACTCCAGCGTGGCCATGACTTCGGCGAAGGGGACTGGCGACAAACTGTTCCTGTTCAATTCGGATCTGGCTCCGGTTGCCCAGATGCGCGGGACGTTCGCGATCGACCGTAAGCCGAAGAAAGAGGAATGCAGCAACAAGTTCGGGGCCATGACTATGGCATGTTATTTCTGCAATTTCCTGAAATGGCATGGCCTTCCGGTTTCGGGAGGGTTCGCGGATATCGATTATGCCGGCAGGATAAGGTCGGATTTCTCTGTGGAAGGGCCGTTGGCGACAGATTCCGAGAGTCTTGTTCCTCTCGGCGGTACAGATTCGCCTTCGCTGCGCCGGATCGCATATATGACCAACTGGAGAAGCGATAATTTCTATGCCGAGACTTTGCTGAGGGGAATGTCCCGGGTTCGCAAGGGCTCTGCCGATTACAGTGTCTGCAAGGATGCGCAGGAAGATGCTTTCAGGCATCTGGGCCTTGACCCATCCCGGGTTCAGCTTACTGACGGAAGCGGGCTATCCAGGGATAATTATGTCTCCCCGGAATTCTTTTGCGATTTCTTGCTCAAGATGATGGATACCAGGGTGTTCGGGGATTATGTCGAGACTCTTGCCCAGCCGGGTTACCGTTATTATGAGCCTCGTCTGAAGGGAGAGCCTGAGACTCTCAGGTCCCGTATCTACTATAAGAGCGGCTCCATGGACGGAGTGCGTTGTTTCAGCGGTTATGTCGTCCCTTCCGAAGGTGGGAAGGAGGACACGATCGTCTTTTCTGTGATGATAAACAACTGCACCGCCCCTTCCTGGAAGGTGCTTTCGATAACGGATAAGATAATTGCTCTTATCGCAGCATGCAACTGA
- a CDS encoding Cell wall-associated hydrolase, NlpC family, whose protein sequence is MRRLLVFMALLVSAVSFGQGRSAVVNISVSNMRSQPDYESSLENQVLMGRVVEVVDSSSYWRKVVAHAPEYTGWINVLALAPVADVEAYNAAAKYLCTAAHSNVFSAPSRRAGRICDLVQGDILRVAPGRSRHGFCRVLLPSGIAGWVPSGDVEEKGSYYARVRTSAHGIISSALQYVGVPYLWGGNSPNGFDCSGLVGLAYYMNGIQLPRNASQQVKLGTGLDVSGVADGDFSALEPGDLLFFGNRDTGRVTHVALYIGDGHIVHASQLVRVNSLRPGDADYYENSHRLLYGRRILGTPDADSRKIVIFASIN, encoded by the coding sequence ATGAGAAGGTTACTTGTGTTTATGGCGCTTTTGGTTTCTGCCGTTTCCTTCGGGCAGGGGCGCAGCGCTGTCGTCAATATTTCTGTCAGCAATATGCGTAGTCAGCCGGATTATGAGTCTTCGCTGGAGAATCAGGTGCTGATGGGGCGTGTCGTGGAGGTCGTGGATTCTTCTTCCTACTGGAGGAAGGTGGTTGCCCATGCCCCGGAGTATACAGGGTGGATCAATGTGCTGGCTCTGGCTCCTGTGGCTGATGTGGAGGCTTATAATGCTGCTGCCAAGTATCTTTGCACTGCGGCGCATTCGAATGTTTTTTCGGCTCCTTCCCGCCGTGCCGGGCGGATCTGCGACCTTGTCCAGGGCGATATCCTTCGTGTGGCTCCGGGTCGGTCCCGCCATGGTTTCTGCCGGGTATTGTTGCCGTCCGGTATAGCCGGATGGGTTCCTTCCGGGGATGTGGAAGAGAAGGGAAGTTATTATGCAAGGGTGCGTACTTCTGCGCACGGGATTATCTCTTCTGCATTGCAGTATGTCGGTGTTCCTTATCTTTGGGGCGGTAATTCTCCGAATGGTTTCGACTGCAGCGGTCTTGTCGGACTGGCTTATTATATGAACGGAATCCAGCTGCCGCGCAATGCTTCGCAGCAGGTCAAGCTTGGTACGGGGCTCGATGTCTCGGGAGTCGCTGACGGGGATTTTTCAGCGCTGGAGCCTGGTGATCTGTTGTTTTTCGGTAACCGGGATACCGGGCGCGTGACTCATGTGGCTCTCTATATCGGGGACGGACATATAGTACATGCTTCGCAGCTTGTCAGAGTCAATTCGTTGCGTCCGGGGGATGCGGATTATTATGAGAATTCGCATCGTCTGCTTTATGGACGCAGGATTCTTGGCACTCCGGATGCAGATTCAAGAAAAATAGTTATATTTGCATCAATTAATTAA